One Nicotiana tomentosiformis chromosome 1, ASM39032v3, whole genome shotgun sequence genomic window, TTTCACCATATATCAAAAAAATGAGTTTTATTAGCTGATGTGGCATTTTTAAAAAGCCATTACCAGATTTTATGTTGCCATGTCAGATTTTTTATGGATATATGTGGGAGAAGCCATCAAAATGACTTTAAAGTTACAATCTATAAGTTGAGTTATTTTAAAGTGACAAATAAAAGTTGAGTGACTTTTTGTGAAATTAATACTTAGTTGACAACATATCCACTCATAggaactcccaaatttttcatacATAATATCAATTTTCATGAGTGCTTTTCTTACACAAATAGGAAACTTGACATGTTTAAAAACACCCAATAAAGAGCAACAAACATGAAAATTTACAAAGGAGAAAGATGCATTTCACAGCTTTAACATCCAAGGCATCCAAGCAACTTCTTAGGGGCTTGTCCGGTGGCACGATACTTGGCAGCCATCTCATCTGCTTTAAGAAGTTCTTCTCCCTTTCTGGCTTCAACCATAGCTCTCTTTTCATCGGCCTCCTTGTGAACTGAGGCTACTCTATTCTTAATCTTCTCTGCATATTCTGCTTTCTTTTCCTCTAGTTGTTCCTGCAAAATTTCCACAAGGTTATCAACTTCATAAAATTTCTATATGACACAAAACCACTCTATGTGATGAATCCTCAACGATACCTAACAACTCAACCACATGGATTGTCACATCCTATGAATTGCCAAAATTTTGGTCAGCAATGGACGACACAAACCCAGTTTTTAATGTCTTAAGTTATCGCTTTAGCTACCGCTAAGGTTTCTCGAATGCTAAAGGAAATAATAAGCTCTTGGATCACAACCTCATTTACAGCCAGAATGTGGAAGTAGTTCGAAATGAGACATTTTCCCCGAAAGCATCATGTTTTCGAGTATGCCATGTTCAAAAGTGTTAAGAAGCATGTATACTAGATTTCGAGGTTGGTTACCTCAAGTTTCTTCAGTTTAGCTTCAAGATTTGCTTTCTTGGTGTTCTCCCATGTCCCAACTGCAGAGAGTTTCTTTTGGGCCCTATTCAGCATAAGACAAGGTGAATAATGACTTAGGCAATTCAGGGAATAAAGTTTTGGTATGTACAATGTTCTTGTGCTCAAATAACTTTagtaaaaaaagaagagaagctCAACCTTGAGATGACTAAACAACATAGTAAGTTGAAAATCTTACCTGTTTTCCACCTTGCTTTTTTCACTTTCTTCCCATGCCTTGATATAAGAATTCCTTTTCTCTGTTTCAAGGTGCGCGAGAGCAATatctgaaaaaaaagaaaagaaatagagGCCTTTTGTTAATTTCTGAGCTGTGACTGATTCTGATAGAAGCATCTTTTTGCTGTATTTTATCACATAACGTTACAAGCTCCAAACTGAAGTTGCCTAAGCCAGACttgaaaaaaaactgaaaagttgtTTCATTGACAACTTAAAAACAAGAACTGGTATTAGATCAAGGCCTTATGTATACCTCTATCGAGGGATCCCTTTGAACTCTTTGTTGAAGAATCGGTCTCTGCAAAATCAGAAAACAAGAATACATCATCAGACAGAATATTTCCCTCATTGACACAAGCAGCTAAAAATTGTGCTTTCTATTGAACCGTTCAATCAGAAAATAGATACAAATATGACAGAACTTCAAGTACGCGATCAGCCAAGTTAACACAAATGATCTGTTTGTGCTATGTTGTCCATAAGAACATTCCGTCTGAAATGCCACACAAATTTCAGCATGAGTTCAACGACAATGTAAGGGATGTTTTTAATCTATCGGGTTATTTAAAAGATAATTACAGGTTATAGTTCATATAAAGCGGGATTGGTACCTTGACAAATAAGATAGCTTACATGCTACAAAACTGTGGCATAATAGTTTTTTGTTGACAGCTTACATTACATGACTATCAGATTACTCTAACTCTTAAAGATTTTACATAGCCATGTATCTTGATAGTAAAGTGAAAAATGCATCCATTGGTGTTTAAGTGAGTAAATGACTACATAGTTTCATTACCCTTTAGCTAAAAATCATGTCGGCTAGACTTCCTAAGGAATTGCCCTCCACTACAATTGGTATCTAATCATAAAGATATTAGAAAATAGATTTCCAGAGTGGCCATCCACTAAGTTGGGCACCTAATCATaaatgtatttatttatttatttattcaggtAAAGGAGGAGAGTGGACCTACGTTATATCATGATCttagaaaaataataatacaaggaaCAAGTATTTCCAATAATTCAAAATTTGTTGGCATATAAAGCCATGAGAATCAGACATGACCAAGTCCAACAAGATATATAGTTATGAAAATAAAACCCCTCAGCCCCAAGCTAGAGCCAAAGCAGTGCCTAACTGGAAAAAGAATTGAGAATCTCCCCTATTCTTTGGTGGATTGGTGGGATTTGAGTTAAATGTATTCTATACCATTATGTATTCTAACTAGGTAACTTGTCTTATTTTCGATGTTACGAGTTTTCCTAACTATATATGGATGATTACAATTCACatctaaatatatttttaagtGATACAGCGTAAAAATAACGCTAGAATATAAAAGTTAAACGTGCAcctatcaaacttcctcaagttAAGGAAAAATATAGGGAGAGTATAGAGGTTTAGGCCACAAAATTTAACCATCAAAGAACGAAACAGCAATGATGGCTAAAGGCATCTTTAGGGATTTTTAAGTACAGAAGTACTTATATGAGTAACTTCCAAGCAAGGAAAACATCAAGTTCTTTTTAAAGTTCGTATCTGATCTTTATAATTTCAACTCTCCATTTATAAACCCCCAAAAacaaatttgtgaaatataacaAGAGGATTCTGATGGTTTGGCAAGGATAATATCAGCATGATAACAATGAATTAAAACAGCGTCCATCAAAAATAACTTTGCATATTTACAGATATTTTCATCAGAAGAAGAGGAAAAAAGAACATATCAGATGCTTCAAAACAAATAGGGTCATTGATATTCCAATGGATTTCATAAAAAGAAAAGTCACAAAAATCTTATTATCTGTTACAAGTACAGATAGCAACAATTTTGAATAACGAacctaacttttttttttttaaaaagaaagaaaagtccATCCTCTGAATTTTCATTAAAAAGAAGACAAGAAAGTCATAAGTATAAGATTTCTATCCACAGATAGTAAGTATTATACCAAGGAAAAGTCCATTCTCTAAATTTTCATAAGAAAGTCATATACTCCACTAACTATTAATATCTGTTACACGTACACAAGAAGGTCATATACTCCTGTTACACGTTCAAATAGTACTAATAACTGAATAATGAACATCCAaatgaaggggaaaagaagagagAATTGAGTGAATTTACTTGGAGGAGGAACAGTAGCGAGAGCTTTAGAATCATCAGCTTTGGTAGCCATGGCAGCAGGAGAATTATCAACAGCTGGTTCTTGAGGTACTGGAGTTGCTTCTGCCATATTGTTAAACgaatatatttatttatataaatagAAGGAATCAAAAAAGGAAATGGAAACTAGTTGTACAATTCTCTCTGTTCCTTTATAACTTTTTTAGCTAAAAAGCAAATAATGAAGGAAGAAAGAAGACATAGAAAGAAGGAGAGTTAGTGAAAAAATTGGATAATTTGGTATTGGATCAAACGTGGAGACAGTGTTGTGAACGTGTCGGCATGTGAGAGTGTCGGCAGACTAATATTACTGCGCCCTTTTACGTGAATACTATTAGTAAGAAAGGAAATCAATTAGCTTCTGAATATTTGGACTAGAGTTGTTTAAATTAACCAAATTTTATGTAACATGCTAAAGTACTCTCTCAAAGTTCAATGAGTTGAGTAATGAGAGATAgagtaatatattttttttttggtttttatctGGTGTCCAATAACACAGTCAGAAATTTAAATAAGAGAATTCCAAACAAGTTTTTATCCAATAATAagcaaaaaaatttatttttgtccTATTTACATGATAGTATAAGGATCAAATGAACCCTCTTGCAGTCCTCCGCCTCCATCCTTACTGTATTGGGTCCAACTAATCCAAATAATGCATCATAATGGGTTTAATTTATATTGAGGATGAAAGAGTAAAATGCAATAGGCTGATTCTTTATACTAACTCGTTGCCTAAAAAGTCTAAAAGGTTAATTAagtctgtttacccgaaaaacggatagagttgaatttatatgtggttttaagaatatgtgatatagcttaatacaaatcgtaaggataaatagaaatatcaaagatggattgcaaagaatgcaaaataaacaaggatggaaagaagatgatttttaggactaagcaagatgaatcaatttatgaaacttaaaagaataactcttgaatataggagaatatggtgcttgaattacaatgtaagcaaagaaCTGCCctttacagaaatgtagacatcctctttatagtggaggatcctacttttagatataattaaaaatacatagtgggagacccatgataaatcagtttttccataattcctatcaggattctctcctctagtgggattgcaacgactcgtctatgagctcgatatcgactcgagttttcggtcttgactcgagctctcgatcttgactcgagctcgattctgactcggatccctgtattgattcggggtcagtgttggtcggtctctgaatcataagctcgataactttattttgcatcatagtttgacttggattcgagcttgataataacatcgagctcgacattgatcggtcatTCGGGCTCAAAACTTGGTGACCTGATTTCGGACCTCGACCGATACTACGAAGACGCTTCTCCGATCCAATGTATTATCATTTAAACCAGTTCGTACGAAGTACTAACCGATTTttaccgtatatagatagtcccctcgtttctcgggaaggatgtagcgagaaacgaCATAATTTCACAATggctcgatcagatataagctgacgtttgcatcgagcccgaccatgacgtacgtgatagctgtccgTCGGTTTAGCttcccaaggcatttaatgcgtgtcaaaaggtggtcggccaccgctgatattgaactgCCATTgattcaatctataaatagcccttcctttcaccatttatcacttttacgtcTTCAATCTTCTAAATTTTCTAAGTCCATTTTCGTCTCTTCTGAGTTCATTCGTAGATCGGTGATTCTTTTCTGCGAAATTCTTCTTAAAAACCACCAAATCTTTATCACCTTCTTTAAATCaaaaaatggtgaagacatcaaaaacAGTCCCCCCAAAAAGAAAAGGCTTATTCTTCCCAATTCGctgccgacaaaacaccggtggatccacggcctgaggagtgcgttccggtggcgtgtgttcttacctccgatttcaaactcgataaaggtttGCCGATTCCCGGacgatgtgagcccgtatcgagatatatttgttcgataaccgagGGGTATATCGAGCAGATAAAAAAATGTAACTTggggaacaaagaagtggtagtaccatctcccgaagaggatattactactcacgtgaaagggtttttaagtgtgtacacttaccctttcacattagGTCCCCTCAaccctgttatcatagatttttgtcgtaaatacctaataaccctaggctagattcatccttctttttggcggatcgttattttgatccgatacttcgtgaacaaaatcgaggggatgcctttcaccctttATCATCTCATCTGATTGTACCTtcctcgcctttttcgaggagggttaataaaacttcagcgtcgagctaccaaggctctgttctcgagcatagacgaggacatggatcgaggctggatgggcaggttcgtccGAGTAAGTACTTCgaacctgattccgactgaaaagatgccttttcccgaggagtggaacatgaagcgtaagtgtaattctgctgttatctcTTACTATTTTACCTTTTCATTTCTGTTCTTCACCGATATCcccctttttgtgatgcagcggttccctggatgcccgatgcaattcccgatctcaagaactgggtacgggatcTGGCTTCGACTTCCACATACGCTGAGCGCTCATGGCATGACTTGTCAAatggtcgatgggaggccaagaatcatgataagcccctttctcgtattttttggtagttcgaacgagatgctttccatatacttttaataaattttcccgtatgtaggtgtgggcaaagatgcgattttgaggccctcgtccgtcgaggaagaggcttcggcctctattccaaagccggtgaaggaaaataagaggaaaagggcctccgttcccgaagatccaaaaccgaagaagaggatggctcgtaagccgaagaagaataccattcctttgactGTAGAATCAGTTTTGCGtctaagggaagaagaagaagaagaagaagaagaagaagaagaagaagaagaagaagaaaacgacgtGTCCGCGCTGGCGGCCCGAAAGAAGAAAAGCATTGATGCCCCAAAGGCGGCTGAATCGATGGTGATTCATAAGGCTCTACCTCGGACCGGGGAGATATCGGAGGAAGGTTGAGGCAAAGTCCCCGATTcattagagatcgaggatgcttcctACCAAAGTCAACAAACGATGGTTACATTGGAAGGGGCCGGGcctgaagctctccgaactgaggagaacACCCTAAGCGAGTCGCCtagggcaatagtaatcggagattcGCCCACTCTCCCTGCCTTTTCCGAAGGGgctattcgggaagcccaagctttgggggccctcaagATGAGCCGGTCTCACGAAGGGAGGACCTTTTCCATGATCTGTTTACGGGGTTTGAGGACGTTGTCGGCCCTAGTGATGTGTTTGGATTTCTCTGTGAAGTGCAGctagctctgaatcgggtaagctcttaactctctttatttttatttttttgctatTCTttcctaacttcttttcttctttcttcgcagGCCGTGGTAgttcatcgagaatcatgttctcggtctcgagctaaGCTGCATCGGTTCGAGACCAATCTTCAAcgggtcacggaggagaggaactcccttaaaaTCCTTTTAGGGCAGAGAGGAGAGGAAATCAAAGATCTccaagctgagttggccaaggctcacgaagatcagaccgatctgtctgagcaggtaatgatacttttaaaaggctatgggcttgataccgtaacgatggctaatttttcggtctcacggctgcagcagaaaattgagatgatcgggaaactctgtgaggaggtcgatgtgatacaAGCGGAGTCCTTGAAGTGGAAAGATGGTATGGACCGCTTTGATGCAGAGAAAGAGGCTgatcgagcccaattatcatcggttgAAAACCAgcttcaaagtatgaaggagaaaagctcggttcaagtaagaagaatagaggagctcgaggctcggttggcctctgaacttgaTAAGGCCGAATCTGACactgaaaaggcaaaggccgatgcggatgcattcgtggccgttTATCAGGCCGATGTTGAAGTTGCTCAgatacaagcaagagaggcaatCGAGATCGCCAACACTCAAGCGCATTGGGTTGCTGAgctgccgatctcggagggagaccctcgaggagatccatgctcgaggtttcgacttcactaaagagataaaaaggactaaagagctcgaagccgatgctgaagccttggttttcgatgatgacgatgatgatgatgacgatgattagagcaagagtgggtccgagagcAGGGATaagcccgatagagaagagactacccccggggataaccaagaaacttagtccCTTAGTTTCTATTTCAAATGTTGCAAACAATCATGTAAATAATCttgtaaatatatacaaatatattttcttttcccgtcttgcctctgttttattttttatcttgtgAAGATTTCGTTTTactcatgccttatgaatgttttcataaggctttaggcaatttgatcgaattcagACTTTGTAGCCTTTATATCTGAGTGAGcgttttcgaactcgaagtaatgtagcccgaaggCTTAGTGATTTCGAACttaaagtaatgtagcccgtaggcttaatagtcaagtgagtgattttgaacttgaagtaatgtagcccgtaggcttaatagttgagtgagtgatttcgaactcgaagtaatgtagcccgtaagcttagtaatcgagtgagtgatttcgaactcgaagtaatgtagcccgtaggcttagtagtcgagtgagtgatttcgaactcgaagtaatgtagcccgtaggcttagtagtcgagtgagtgatttcgaactcgaagtaatgtagcccgtaggcttaatgattgagtgagtgatttctcgaactcaagataatagtagcccgtaggcttagtactcGAGTGAGTaccttgctcgaacttgaagtaatgtagcacgtaggcttaatgattgagtgagtgatttctcaaactcaagataagagtagcccgtaggcttagtactcGAGTGAGtgtcttgctcgaactcgaagtattgtagcccacatgcttaatgattgagtgagtgatttctcgaactcaagataagagtagcccgtaggcttagtactcGAGTGAGtgtcttgctcgaactcgaagtattgtagcacataggcttaatgattgagtgagtgatttctcgaactcaagctaagagtagcccgtaggcttagtactcgagtgagtgccttgctcgaactcgaagtattgtagcccgtaggcttaatgattgagtgagtgatttctcgaactcaagataagagtagcccgtaggcttagtactcGAGTGGGTGCCTTTCTCAAACTCGTAGTATTGTAGCCTATaggcttaataattgagtgagtgatttctcgaactcaagataagagtagcccgtaggcttagtactcGAATGAGTGCcttgctcaaacttgaagtattgcagctcgtaggcttaatgattgagtgagtgatttctcgaactcaagataagagtagcctgtaggcttagtattTGAGCGAGTgccttgctcaaactcgaagtaatgtagcccgtaggcttaatagtcgagtaacAATCCCCGATTTGTGGGGTAATGGTCGGTCCTTGAACTTGTTTGCATAGTAGATCATGAAATAGAGGATGGGTTGTAAGACACGAGATATGGGCAAAAAAGTTCCTTTTCATGTCGTTATACATGTGATTatgttttgtaccagggatcgagcaacATAGACgcgcatggttcgttttgaccatttggctcttataatatttcctatcggaaccctgttgttatgaagtaactttcttgtacGAGCACTTGAAATATTTCCGGGTAATGCCCcgccagtattcgaggttgactgtaaagaggccttggatactattggattgctctaagttagcacgatcaattgttgcctcattaaaaaccttgccgaaaaatccgtttgggataaaaccggtctaagggaaaaagagtgcaacgcttgctttcagacctagggctttGTATTAAAAGATCCATCCTAGCTCTTGATCggactcctgcaggggttagtttcgaaatataaatgaatatgggagggtcgtatcttagcagtagtatcgttttaggtgcgacacattccagttgtttgaaagttgtttgccatttataatatcgagcttgtatgatccttttccgacgttttcgagaacctgatacggtccttcctagtttggtcctagttttccttcgtttggatttcgggtactgagggtgactttccttagcactaagtccccgagtttaaaatggcgaagcttggttcttcaattgtagtatctttcgattcactGCTTTTGGGCGggcaattggacgagagcagtttctcgtttttcatccgataattcgaggctagtgttcatagcctcgttatttgactcttctattgtatatCGAAACTTgccactgggttccccgacttcgactggaatcaaggcttcggagccatatactaaggagaacgagGGTTCCCccatactagattttgatgttgtttgatatgcccaaagaacttcgggtaggatttctctccattttcccttagcgtcgttcaacattttctttaggttttgaatgatagttttgttcgttgattcggcctgtccgttcccactagggtgatatggtATTGAtattatcctttttattttgtggtcatcgaggaatttcgtcactttgctgccgaccaattgtttcccattgtcacacactatttcggcgggtatcctgaatcgacatacgatatgatcctagatagtctataacctctttttctcttactttcacgaacgcctgtgcttcaacccatttagagaaatagtcagtcataaataaaatgaacttagctttacctggggctgaTGGCAGAGGACCGGCGATATCTattccccattttatgaatggccatGAGGATAGGTGTTACAacctatgttttcgtacgtacgagtacgtcgtaagtcaattgatgtaagctcagaaatgaaatcatgtttgaaaagtttacaaagtaagttaatcatattacctcgaaggttacaaatattgaagatcatgaacaacaagtacaaagatggttggaaggttcagaagctaaaggaattgaaaaacaataatgtttcgtcgaaagtagACAAAttaggaatattataacatgtacttttggactgagaccagggtgtttaaattgataaggaggttatgttatgagttatgttagtcgtatgatagtcgtgtgttatgttttaaagtcaagcgagtggtggaacaaaagtcgatgaaagtcatcacaagttacgttcataagttttactgaaactttgggtcacatATAAATgctattttctcccaatatacgtagagttatggggttttccacccatcaaatgaaagatctatgagtctattttccaatgcattaaactgtttgtcaatacgatatagGAGTAGAGAGGTATGGGCATTTttccgagactgcgcagactttcatctacttgcttaaacgagaatccaaaactgggccttTTTGGGTCGTCCATAAATGGGCCGATTCGGGTAATTCAAAGAGGactttttaaaggcctatccccttcatatattaggctgataatagggaaaaataaccagacttaatctctgcaaaaatcctcccaaaaatttcccacaaaccccaattgattttctctccctttcaagttctaattggaggtaaagcctagagtttgaagaaccaagataggagtcgagttatccaacaaataaggtaagtttacttctctctttcatccatttgtttctgttgtagatgcatagtaagtcgttctttatttgtaagaactcaagggacggtgatcgaaagccgtgagttcgagttattcacttgtagcagaatGTTTTGTGGTGATGTTGGGCTGCATATTTTACTACtatttttgtggagttttggaggaggaagggtgtgtagaaacaccacataaatgcagtaTGTTGgtctggtcattcgtcataatattttcgggttgttgacactactacggtggtcgttttgtgtatgaagagattgggggtgtgttgggctattttgtagtattgtgtggtgtacataaggttggagaataatatatatatgttgctattgttgtttttgatgttgttggtgttatctttaATTTGGAGGAAGtgaggattataggggagatgctgtccgttttaatacaaaataagtttgtcattcgttgtgcgttagttgtacctttcgtaacttaatgatagtattattatcgttattgtagattaaggtgagaagaggcgagttcaagttggtgattgaaaagattgtgataaggtatggtAAGGCTAagcctttcttcattttggcatgatctcgtaactacatgagtttgaaaacgaagcataaagagaagtttgtattcctgaatttattcacattatcctagtctcagaagttatagtattctcccttatcaggacttcatattcagtttagtattgtcttatttcagCTAAGAGTGCAgagagtgtatatatatacagtgttacagtatgtttaccaccatcgagctataatcggtgggcaggcccttattgggcaacctctgatcagatggtaagttatatactgagcctattgtggccgagcgcctataagtgagcccagaatggccaagatacaTAACCTAGTATGGACGAGCGTCTATGAGCGAGCCTattacggcagggcagttacacataccgacccatatagggccggacaactattttacatactatatggagagagttgagtcagtattagcaggtaagcatatcttcagattatttttgactcccagttacattccgttattatatcatcagttcagtttcagctttca contains:
- the LOC104085068 gene encoding remorin-like, with product MAEATPVPQEPAVDNSPAAMATKADDSKALATVPPPKTDSSTKSSKGSLDRDIALAHLETEKRNSYIKAWEESEKSKVENRAQKKLSAVGTWENTKKANLEAKLKKLEEQLEEKKAEYAEKIKNRVASVHKEADEKRAMVEARKGEELLKADEMAAKYRATGQAPKKLLGCLGC